A region of the Corynebacterium endometrii genome:
GCCGGCCAGGATTGACAGAAGCGTTGTTTTACCGGTGCCGTTGCGACCCACGAGGCCGTAAATCAGCCCATCTTTAAGGCTGAATTCGGCCTGATCGAGCACCGGCGCCTTGAAAGTCTTGGAAACATTGGCGTGGACAATAGTTGGCGCAGTCATTTGTATAGTCCTCTGCTTTCTGCGACCCGAAGCATCAGGTCTTGTAGTGATTGCTGGTCAAAGCCAAGGCGCACGGCCTCATCAACCAAGGGAGCAACATAATCGGCGGCGAAATCCTGGCGGCGGCGTTCACGGATTAATTCCCGGGCATCATCCGCCACGAACATGCCAATTCCACGACGCTTTACCAGCACCCCGGTGTCCACCAGGAGGGACAATCCCTTGCGCGCGGTGGCTGGGTTGATTGAGTGGAAAGCGGCCAATTCATTGGTGGACGGAGCCCGCTGCCCCTCCGCTAAGCTGCCGTCCACGATGGAGTCCTCAATCAACGTGGCGATCTGCCGAAATAGCGGTTGGGTGGAATTATCCATACCCGTCTCCTTAGCTGGTTAGTTACTCTAGTAACCAACCTAGGTTATGCGACAGGCTTTCGCAAGGGTTAATCCAATGCCTAGGCGTCAAGCACCGTTTAACCTGCACATTTAGGGGTGGGGATCGACGTTTTACCGGCGATGGGGCAAACTGGGAGGCACCGAAAAATTATTTAGAACTAAACGAAACGGAATATAGGAGCCATGCTTGAACGGACAGTTGTCTTTGTTGACACTTCTTACTTGCTCGCCAGTTTTTATAACTCTTGGGAGATTGGTGCCCGCGCACAATTAGAGATCGATTTACCCGAGGTAGTCGCCACGCTTGGCAACATGATCGAAAGCCAACTTGGCCACCCTGTTCACCGCCAGAATTGGTATGACGGCATCCCCGATACCGGCCCACACCGCTACCAGCGCGCACTGCGCACGTGTGACGGTGTTCAACTGCGCACAGGCCAGCTCATCGAATGGGGCGAGCGCCGCACCCAGAAGGCCGTGGACACCCGCCTAGTCGCGGACATGGTGGTTGGCGCCATGAATAAGCAGGTCACGGACTTTGTACTCGTTTCCGGAGATGCGGACATGATCCCCGGCGTGCAGGAAGCCACTAACAACGGCATCCGCGTGCACCTCTACGGTTTTGGCTGGGATTCCATGTCCTCCGCCCTGCGCCACGCCTGTGATTCCACCACCATCTTGGATCCGCGTGAGGACTTTAGCGACGCCATGGAACTGCAGGTCCTGGAAGGCCCCCTGCCGCCAACCGTGCGCCAGCGAGCCGAAGGTGACGGCGCCGCCGAGGGCGCGGGCACCGAGGGGGACATTATCGATCCGTGCGAAGAGCCGTCCGAGGTAGAGGCCGCGCTCAACAGCCAGGTCCGCAAGAATGTGGGTACGCACGCCGCGTCCGAGTCCGCCGTCGCCCCCACCGGCAGGGATGGCGCGGCGCCCTCCCACGCTGAGGCCGATACCACGGCTGAGACACGCCCGGCCGCGCCCGCAACCCCCACCGCGGCGGCTCACGCCGGAACCACCGCGGTTCCAACCCCTAACACCGTGGCTCCGCCCAAGCCAGGACCAAAGCCCGGCCCACCGGCCGCCAGCGGGACCGAACATTCCAACGCGGGCAAGCTTCCAGAAGCGGCCGCCGGTGATAGCTCGGGCGCGGATTCCATTGCGGACGCAGACGCGGGCCAGGGCGGCGAGTCCAAGCCGCCGGCACCGAAGCCTGGTCCTAAGCCATCCATGATGGCACCGCGCCGTAAACTTCGTTCCCGCTACGTCCCACTCCCCGAAGAGGTGTGGACCTCCGCCGGCTTCCAGACCCCCTATGACGTGGGTCAGCAGTACGCCAGCTGGTGGTTCGATAACGCGGCAACGTCCGAGCAGCGCGATTCCGCGCACCTGCTCTCCGGCGGCGGGCTGCCCCCGGAAATCGACCGCCCGCTGTTGCAATTCGCGTGCGAGACCTTACATGAGTACACCCTCAGCGAGTCGCAGCGCGTGAACCTGCGTGATGGATTCCATTCCGGCATCCGCGGCGTCCTAATCAACATTAAACGCGAGCTCTAGGACCCGCACCCGCACATGCCTTGGGGCCCGGGATTGCTCCCGGGCCCCAAGGCATGTAGCGATCCCCGTGCTTAAGCGGCCGGATAAGGCCTAGGCATGGGGATTACTTTATTTCCGGCTTTGTCTCCTCGCCTGCAGTTGCATCAGCCTCAATCTCGGCGTCAGCCGGCCGTGAATCTGCAGAACCGCGAGTGTCGGCGGGGCCTGCGGTGAGCTGCTTATCCTTCGCCATAGACGCCCGGATTTCATCCAAGCGGGCCGAAGCCTTCATGTCAGCGCCGGCGGCGGCGATCTCCTGGATCCGGTCACCGCCGGTGGCCTGGTGCAGCTCTTGGGCGCCCAACGCGTCAGCGTAACGCTTTTCAATCTTGGCGCGCACGGAATCCAGGGTTGGGACGTCACCGTCCGGGGTGAGCTCATTCATGGAGTCCAGGGTCTTGGTGGTTTGTTCCTGCATGGCGGCCTGGTCAGCCTGGGCCATGAGCTCATTGACCTGAGCGAGTTGCTCCTTCAGGCGAGCCTCGGAGGCCCGCTGCTGCTGGGCGGCCTGCTCGGCCGCCTGGACCGCGGCGCTGTGCTGGGATTTGGCCTGCTCCAGTTCCTGTTCAACTGCCACCAACTGAGAGGCAAGAACCTCTGCCGCCTGGTTGTACTCGTTGGCGCGCTGCGCGTCCCCCTCGGAAACGGCCTTATCCGCCAGCTCCAGCGCGCGCTGGGTCTGGGACTGGTGATCCGCCTGGGCCTTAACGAGACGGTCAATCTGCATCTCGAGGCGGTTCTTGTTGCCGATGATCTCAGAAGCATGCTTGGTGATTTCCTGGTGCTGCTTCTTTGCACCTTCAACCGCCTGCTGAATCTGTACCTTTGGGTCCGCGTTTTCATCAATCTTCTGATCGAATGAAGACATCAGGTACTTCCAGCCCTTGCTCAGCGGATTAGCCATGGGTCACTCCTTTGGGGTGAACGGGTAAATAGCAATATGTAAGTTAAGCCCGAGTCTAACGGGAATATCCGCTAGACGTCGGGCGTGATGGTGGCCAATGAGCTGGAAACTACTCCTGCTCAGCCGCGTCAGCTGCAGCGTTCTGCTCCGCTACCTGGCGGCGAACTTCATCCATGTCAAGGCCCTTGACCTGCTGGATCAGGTCCTCAAGGGCCGCCGGTGGCAGTGCGCCGGCCTCACGGAAGACCAGGATGGAATCACGGAAGACCATCAGGGTTGGGATGGACTGAATTTGCAGCGCGGCGGCGATGCCCGGGTTTGCCTCGGTGTCCAGCTTGCCGAAGACCGCGTCCGTGTGATCCTCAGAGGCCTTCTCGAATACTGGGCCGAAGCGCTTGCATGGTCCGCACCATTCCGCCCACGCGTCAACCAGCACAATGCCGTCCTGGGAGACGGTCTGCTCAAAGTTGTCTTCAGTCAGTTCAACGGTTGCCATTAGTCGATTTACTCCTTAATAAAAGTTTCTGCTCGTCGATACGCCTTCTTCAACGGTACCTGAACCATTCCTATTCCCGCCGTGGGCGCCCGGCCGCCGCCAGCCGCGAACCTTCCCGCCCGTAACCTGCCACCCCTTAGTATCCCTTAACATCCGCAGTATCCGCCCCTGACGCAGCCTCACGAAACTGGGCTAGCCGCGTAAACTGTTAAGGCATGAGTGAAAAGAAGTACAACGTAACGGGAATGACCTGCGGCCACTGCGAGCTATCCATCCAGGAAGAGGTGTCAGAGATTGCCGGCGTGACCGCCGTGGACGCCAACCACGTCACCGGCGAGGTATCCGTTGAGGGTGATTTCACCGATGACCAGGTCATTGAGGCTATCCATGAGGCCGGCTTCGAGCTGGATCAATCCGAATCCCTGGATACCTCGAATTCCTAATTCACCAAACGGGAAGCGGAATCAAGGCACTCGGTAAGCGCTGGATGCCCTCTTGGCAGGCCCGCGCTGGACTAGTTTTATCCCCACGCGCGTTGAAGTAAATATGACCACCCCAGTTACAGAGCATCTAGAGATCCTGGTTGACGGCATGACGTGCACGTCATGTTCCTCGCGCGTCGAGCGCAAGCTCAACAAGGTCCCGGGCGTGAGCGCGGCGGTTAATTACGCAACTGAAACCGCCGCGGTGGACTATGACCCGGCTACCTCCTCCCCGGATGAGCTGATGGAGGTTGTCCGCAAGGCCGGCTACTTCCCACGCCTGCCGGCCGCCGAGGACGATGAGGCCGGGGACTCGGGCGGGGTTGGATTGGGTTGGCGCTCCGCGATTAGCGGCGCCCTGTCCCTGCCGGTCATGGCGCTGTCCATGGCACCGAGCCTGCAATTTGATTATTGGCAATGGCTGGCCTGGGCGTTGACCGTTGTGGTCTACCTTTGGGGCGGCGCCGTGTTCCATAGGGCGACCCTGACCAACCTGCGCCATGGTTCGTTCACCATGGACACGCTGGTCACGCTGGGGACCACCGCGGCCCTTGCCTGGTCCACGTTCTTGTTGTTTTTCACCGACGCCGGCGATCCGGGCATGCGGATGCAGATGAGCCTGACCCCGCAGGGGGCGCACATGCACCACATCTACCTGGAATCGGTGGGCATGGTTATCACCTTCATCCTGCTGGGCCGGTGGTTTGAGGAGCGCGCCAAGGGATCATCCTCCCAGGCGCTTCGGGCGCTAATGGACTTGGGCGTCAAGGAGGTCACGGTTCGCCGGGCGGACGGCGAGGAGGTTATCCCCGCAAGCCGGCTCCGCGTCGGGGATCTGGCCGTAGTCCGCCCGGGTGAGCGCATCCCTTCCGACGCCACCGTCCGCGAAATCGCCGGCACCCATACCGGCAGCGTTGACGAATCCATGATTACCGGCGAATCCCTGCCGCGTCAGGTGCGCGAGGGAGACAAGGTCATTGGCGCAACGATCAGCCATGAGCTGATGGTAGTGGAAATAGACAGCGTCGGCGGGAATACCGTGCTGGCCAGGATGGCGAAGCTGGTGACGGACGCGCAGGCCGCAAAGGCGCCGGTCCAAAAGCTCGTGGACAGGATTTCCCAGGTCTTTGTCCCGGCAGTGGTGGCAATCGCGCTCATTACCCTGGCCGCGCATTGGGCCGTGGCCGGCGCGGCGCAGGCCGTGGTGGCGGCGGTGTCCGTGTTGGTCATCGCCTGCCCATGCGCCATGGGTTTGGCCACCCCCACCGCAATCCTGGTGGGAACCGGACGCGGCGCGCAGCTCGGCATGCTCATCAAGGGCCCGGAGATCCTCGAATCAACCCGGCGCGTGGACACCGTGGTCGTGGACAAGACCGGCACGGTCACCACCGGTGAGATGGCCGTGGTGGGCACGCAACCCGCAGGTGGGTGGACCGAACGGGAGCTGCTTACGGCCGCGGCCAGCCTGGAGCAGGGCTCTACGCACCCCATCGCCCGGGCAATCGTCGCCGCGGCCCCAGCGCCCCTTCGCCGGTTGAGCGAGTTTGAAAACCTCACGGGCCAGGGCGTGCGCGGGCGCATCGACGGCAGGGTAGTCGAAATACGCCGGGCGCCCGCAGCCACCGGCCCTCTCACCACGGTCGAGGTGCTAGCGGACGGCAACAGCGCCGGGGTCATTCACGTACGCGATGAGGTTAAGGAAACCTCCTCGGCGGCAATCGCGCAGTTCAAGGAACTGGGACTGGAGCCGTACCTGCTCACCGGCGACAATGAGCGTGTGGCCGCCGCCGTGGCCGCGGAGGTGGGCATTGAACGCGTGCGCGCCGAGGTCATGCCGGAGGACAAGATTGCGGAGGTGCGCCGGTTGCAGGGTAAGGGCCGCGTGGTGGCCATGGTGGGTGATGGCATCAATGACGCCGCCGCACTAGCGCAGGCGGATCTTGGCATCGCCATGGCCGCGGGCACCGACGTGGCCATCGAGGCCTCAGATATCACGCTGATGAACAACGACCTGCGTACGGCTGGGGATGCGATACTCCTTTCCCGCGCCACGCTGCGGACCATCAAGGGGAATTTGCTTTGGGCCTTCGGTTACAACGTGGCGCTTATCCCGGTGGCGGCGTTGGGGCTACTCAATCCCCTCTTCGCGGGCCTGGCCATGGCCTTGAGTTCGGTACTAGTGGTGAGCAACTCGCTGCGCCTGCGCGGTTTTAACCCCAGGAACCGCTAGCCGGCGCGGGGCGCGGGGCGCCCGCAAAAGTTGGATCGCTGGCCGCCGCCCCGCACGCCGGCGTTGGCCGCCGGTAGTGGCAGCCCACGCAACCCCGGGGGGAAGTACTTGGCGCCGCCCGGCTAAACGCGGCCACGGATATGGCAAACGCGCGCCTTTTGCCCGTTACAGGGGCCCGGGGCGCGCGCCTTATGTCATTAGCCGCACTTACTTGTGGCTAACGGCCCTCAATGTAGTTGACGGCATTGGCAAAGATGTCTTGAACCTCAATGCCCGGGATGTTCTTCATGAGGCCATCGCGGAAGCGCTCGGGGTGCCCCATCTTGCCAAGGATGCGGCCGCAAGGGGAGATGATTCCCTCGATGGCGTAGGAGGAACCGTTGGGGTTCGCCGGCGCCTGCATGGTTGGGGCGCCGGAGGCATCCACGTACTGGAAGGCAACCTGGCCGGCCGCGAACAGCGCCTCGGCCTCTTGCTCGCTCACCACGAAGCGGCCCTCGCCATGGGAGACTGGGACAAACTGGCGTTGCCCCGGTGCAAACGTGGACAACCACGGCGACGCGTCCCCGCTGGTGGCCACGCGGGTCTCCGCGATGCGGGAAACGTGGCGCAGCTGGCGGTTGTGTGCCAGGGTTGGGGAGGCCTCCGTCTGCTTCGACGGGTCGCCGTAGGGCAGGAACCCGGACTTGACCAGCGCCTGGAAGCCATTGCAGATGCCCAGGACCAGTCCGTCACGCTCGGTGAACGCCTTGACCGCGGCGGAAACCTCCGGCGCACGCAGGAAAGCGGAGATGAACTTCGCTGAGCCGTCCGGCTCATCGCCCAGGGAGAAACCGCCGGAGAATGCCAAGATAGTGGTCTTGTCCTCCCGCAGCTTTTCGATGAAGGCCGCGGTGTCCTCCTCCAGCTGTTGCGCGTTTAAGTTGCGGATGACGTGGAACTCCGTGGTTGCGCCGGCGGCCTGGAACGCCTCTGCCATGTCATACTCGGAATTCGTGCCCGGGAACACCGGCAACAGGACATGGGCCTTGCGCGCGCCCGCCTCGGCCGGCTTCACGCCGTTGACGGGGGCCTCCGGCAGGGCGGTGGCGAAGTCCGGCAGCGGCTGGTCGGCGCCGGCCGTATTGAGTGGGAAGACCTCGCGGTAGCCGGCCTCCATGGCGTCCAATGCCTGCGCGACGGTAAAGGATTCATCGCCCCACGCGATAGTGCCGGAATCATTGGTGCGTCCCAGCAACGTGCCGCCGTTAACCTCGGTACCTGGCGCAACGGCGACGATGATGGAACCGGTCACTGCCGGAACTTCCGTGGTTTCAGACTCAAAGCCCAACTCGTTGCCCACAACCATGTTGACCAAGGCCGGGCCCACGCCCGACTCGCTAACGGCCTGCGCGGCGGCAACCTTGCCCGATTCAGCCAGCTCCCGCACGGTGGCGAAGTTCACGTTGAGCTGCTCATAGTTAGGCTCGGCGGTTTCCAGCGGGGTGTGCGGCAAGACGTACACCTCATGTTCCCCGGCCGGAATTGCCGCAGAGACGGACTCGGCGGCGTCCATCGCGGCCACCGCGAAGGTCACCAGCGTTGGCGGAACATGCAGATTGTCACCGTACGTGCCGGACATGGAGTCTTTACCGCCGATGGCCGCTACTTGGAATGCATCCTGCGCCTCAAGCAGGCCGAGCAGCGCCTGGGTGACCTCACCCCACAGCTGCGGGTTCTGGTCCAGGCGCTGGAAGTATTCCTGCACTGACAGCCACGCCCCGCGCGGATCGGCACCGGCCGCGGTGAGCTTTGCCAAGGCCTCAACCACCGAATAAGAGCCCATCAAAAACGGCGACTTATCCGCCAGCTGAGGGGAAAATCCCCAGGTCATCACCGAGGCGGTGGTGGAACCGCCCGGCAGGGGCAGGGTCTGGATGGAAGCCTGCTCATGGGTCTTTTGGGTGCGGCCGCCGTAAGGCATGAGCACAGTGGAACGCCCGACCGTTGCATCAAACTGCTCCACCATTCCCTCCTGGGATCCGGCGGACGCGGACTGTAATGCCTCAAGCAGGCGGACGGGCGCTTCCGCCTCCTGCGCATCCGCTTCAGAGGTAGCGGGCGCTGCGACCATCTCCACGTCCTGGGCACGGTGCGCACCGTTGGTCTCAATGAATTCACGGGAAAGGTCCATGACCACCTCATCACCCATGAACATGCGTAGGCGGCCGGTGTCAGTGATCTCCGCCAGCTGCACCGCCTCGATGTTTTCCTCGGCCGCGGCGGCAATAAACGCCTCCGCATCCTGTGGGCGCACTACCGCCGCCATTCGCTCCTGCGACTCTGAGATTGCGATCTCACGCGCGTTAAGGCCGGAGTATTTCAGCGGCACGCGGTCTAAGTGAATGTCAATGGAATCCGCCAACTCGCCCACCGCGACGGATACGCCGCCGGCGCCGAAGTCATTGCAGCGGACAATCATCTGCGCCACCTCGGGGCGGCGGAACAGGCGCTGGATCTTGCGCTCGTTGACCGGGTTTCCCTTCTGCACCTCGGCGCCCGCGGTCTGCAGGGAATCCTCATCGTGCGCCTTGGAGGAACCGGTGGCGCCGCCCACGCCATCGCGTCCGGTGCGGCCGCCGAGGTAGATGACCACGTCGCCGGCTTCCGGCTCCAGGCGCCTGACGTTGTCCACGGGTGCGGCCGCGACAACGGCGCCCAACTCCAGGCGCTTTGCAACGTAGCCCGGGTGAACCAGTTCGCGAACCCCGGTGGTGGCCAAGCCAATCTGGTTGCCGTAGGAGGAATAGCCATGCGTAGCCCGGGAGGAGATGTCCGCCTGCGGCAGCTTGCCTGGAATGGTTTCATTGCGAGGGGTGTTAATGTCACCCGCGCCGGAGATGCGCATCGCCTGGTATACCCAGGAACGGCCGGATAGCGGGTCGCGAATGGCGCCACCCAGGCAGGTGGACGCGCCGCCGAATGGCTCAATCTCGGTGGGGTGGTTGTGGGTCTCATTTTTGAACATGAGCAGCCACGGCTCCTTGTCGCCGGTGGCTGCGTTAACGGCGTCCACATAGACGGAGCACGCATTGATCTCCTCAGAGACCTCTTGGTCATCCATGACCCCGGTCCTGCGCAGCTCACGGCCCATGATGGTGCCCATGTCCATCAGCGTCTTCGGCTTGTGCGTGCGCCCGTTGAGCTCACGCAGTTCCTCATAACGTGCCAACGCGCGGTCCAGCAGTGGGCCGAAGGCGGGCACATTGTTCTCAATGGAGGTCAACTCCGTGTTGAAGGTGGTATGGCGGCAGTGGTCAGACCAGTAGGTATCCAGCGCGGAGAGCTCTACCTCGGTGGGGGTGCGCCCCTCGGAGGCGAAGTATTCCTGGGTGAGCTTGAGGTCAGCCAGGTTCATGGCCATGCCCTCTTCCTTCAGCAGGGCGGCAAGGCCGTCCTCGTCCAGCTCCAGGAAGTCCGCGTACGT
Encoded here:
- the trxA gene encoding thioredoxin → MATVELTEDNFEQTVSQDGIVLVDAWAEWCGPCKRFGPVFEKASEDHTDAVFGKLDTEANPGIAAALQIQSIPTLMVFRDSILVFREAGALPPAALEDLIQQVKGLDMDEVRRQVAEQNAAADAAEQE
- a CDS encoding heavy metal translocating P-type ATPase; this translates as MTTPVTEHLEILVDGMTCTSCSSRVERKLNKVPGVSAAVNYATETAAVDYDPATSSPDELMEVVRKAGYFPRLPAAEDDEAGDSGGVGLGWRSAISGALSLPVMALSMAPSLQFDYWQWLAWALTVVVYLWGGAVFHRATLTNLRHGSFTMDTLVTLGTTAALAWSTFLLFFTDAGDPGMRMQMSLTPQGAHMHHIYLESVGMVITFILLGRWFEERAKGSSSQALRALMDLGVKEVTVRRADGEEVIPASRLRVGDLAVVRPGERIPSDATVREIAGTHTGSVDESMITGESLPRQVREGDKVIGATISHELMVVEIDSVGGNTVLARMAKLVTDAQAAKAPVQKLVDRISQVFVPAVVAIALITLAAHWAVAGAAQAVVAAVSVLVIACPCAMGLATPTAILVGTGRGAQLGMLIKGPEILESTRRVDTVVVDKTGTVTTGEMAVVGTQPAGGWTERELLTAAASLEQGSTHPIARAIVAAAPAPLRRLSEFENLTGQGVRGRIDGRVVEIRRAPAATGPLTTVEVLADGNSAGVIHVRDEVKETSSAAIAQFKELGLEPYLLTGDNERVAAAVAAEVGIERVRAEVMPEDKIAEVRRLQGKGRVVAMVGDGINDAAALAQADLGIAMAAGTDVAIEASDITLMNNDLRTAGDAILLSRATLRTIKGNLLWAFGYNVALIPVAALGLLNPLFAGLAMALSSVLVVSNSLRLRGFNPRNR
- a CDS encoding heavy-metal-associated domain-containing protein, whose translation is MSEKKYNVTGMTCGHCELSIQEEVSEIAGVTAVDANHVTGEVSVEGDFTDDQVIEAIHEAGFELDQSESLDTSNS
- a CDS encoding NYN domain-containing protein; its protein translation is MLERTVVFVDTSYLLASFYNSWEIGARAQLEIDLPEVVATLGNMIESQLGHPVHRQNWYDGIPDTGPHRYQRALRTCDGVQLRTGQLIEWGERRTQKAVDTRLVADMVVGAMNKQVTDFVLVSGDADMIPGVQEATNNGIRVHLYGFGWDSMSSALRHACDSTTILDPREDFSDAMELQVLEGPLPPTVRQRAEGDGAAEGAGTEGDIIDPCEEPSEVEAALNSQVRKNVGTHAASESAVAPTGRDGAAPSHAEADTTAETRPAAPATPTAAAHAGTTAVPTPNTVAPPKPGPKPGPPAASGTEHSNAGKLPEAAAGDSSGADSIADADAGQGGESKPPAPKPGPKPSMMAPRRKLRSRYVPLPEEVWTSAGFQTPYDVGQQYASWWFDNAATSEQRDSAHLLSGGGLPPEIDRPLLQFACETLHEYTLSESQRVNLRDGFHSGIRGVLINIKREL
- a CDS encoding phosphoribosylformylglycinamidine synthase; this encodes MDARLAVRRKAQFRNEESALRETLNNLDGVNLEGVTLINIYDVFGATEDELKALKASVVADERVDDVIGDGELQEMLAQAPAHLAVEPLPGQYDQRADAAVQALRLLQPQSRALIYSAELYLFAPAQGGLTDPAKETIHSFLINPVEAGEKDMSILREPAMGDKEPLKTYADFLELDEDGLAALLKEEGMAMNLADLKLTQEYFASEGRTPTEVELSALDTYWSDHCRHTTFNTELTSIENNVPAFGPLLDRALARYEELRELNGRTHKPKTLMDMGTIMGRELRRTGVMDDQEVSEEINACSVYVDAVNAATGDKEPWLLMFKNETHNHPTEIEPFGGASTCLGGAIRDPLSGRSWVYQAMRISGAGDINTPRNETIPGKLPQADISSRATHGYSSYGNQIGLATTGVRELVHPGYVAKRLELGAVVAAAPVDNVRRLEPEAGDVVIYLGGRTGRDGVGGATGSSKAHDEDSLQTAGAEVQKGNPVNERKIQRLFRRPEVAQMIVRCNDFGAGGVSVAVGELADSIDIHLDRVPLKYSGLNAREIAISESQERMAAVVRPQDAEAFIAAAAEENIEAVQLAEITDTGRLRMFMGDEVVMDLSREFIETNGAHRAQDVEMVAAPATSEADAQEAEAPVRLLEALQSASAGSQEGMVEQFDATVGRSTVLMPYGGRTQKTHEQASIQTLPLPGGSTTASVMTWGFSPQLADKSPFLMGSYSVVEALAKLTAAGADPRGAWLSVQEYFQRLDQNPQLWGEVTQALLGLLEAQDAFQVAAIGGKDSMSGTYGDNLHVPPTLVTFAVAAMDAAESVSAAIPAGEHEVYVLPHTPLETAEPNYEQLNVNFATVRELAESGKVAAAQAVSESGVGPALVNMVVGNELGFESETTEVPAVTGSIIVAVAPGTEVNGGTLLGRTNDSGTIAWGDESFTVAQALDAMEAGYREVFPLNTAGADQPLPDFATALPEAPVNGVKPAEAGARKAHVLLPVFPGTNSEYDMAEAFQAAGATTEFHVIRNLNAQQLEEDTAAFIEKLREDKTTILAFSGGFSLGDEPDGSAKFISAFLRAPEVSAAVKAFTERDGLVLGICNGFQALVKSGFLPYGDPSKQTEASPTLAHNRQLRHVSRIAETRVATSGDASPWLSTFAPGQRQFVPVSHGEGRFVVSEQEAEALFAAGQVAFQYVDASGAPTMQAPANPNGSSYAIEGIISPCGRILGKMGHPERFRDGLMKNIPGIEVQDIFANAVNYIEGR
- a CDS encoding PspA/IM30 family protein; this translates as MANPLSKGWKYLMSSFDQKIDENADPKVQIQQAVEGAKKQHQEITKHASEIIGNKNRLEMQIDRLVKAQADHQSQTQRALELADKAVSEGDAQRANEYNQAAEVLASQLVAVEQELEQAKSQHSAAVQAAEQAAQQQRASEARLKEQLAQVNELMAQADQAAMQEQTTKTLDSMNELTPDGDVPTLDSVRAKIEKRYADALGAQELHQATGGDRIQEIAAAGADMKASARLDEIRASMAKDKQLTAGPADTRGSADSRPADAEIEADATAGEETKPEIK
- a CDS encoding GntR family transcriptional regulator gives rise to the protein MDNSTQPLFRQIATLIEDSIVDGSLAEGQRAPSTNELAAFHSINPATARKGLSLLVDTGVLVKRRGIGMFVADDARELIRERRRQDFAADYVAPLVDEAVRLGFDQQSLQDLMLRVAESRGLYK